A region of Micromonospora chokoriensis DNA encodes the following proteins:
- a CDS encoding AMP-binding protein yields MLLPSLSGDGPDRADAVSVDGHGTSREALRAGAGAVAADIAGAATVAVLASPGVPTVAAIVGGLLSGVAVVPVPPDTGAAELAHVLTDSGAELLLAGEPEAPVLVDCPIPVLPVDVTRRGELSSVDPDPSTTGLILYTSGTTGPPKGVLLSHAAIRAGIDAVVHAWDWTDEDVLVQGLPLYHVHGLILGLLGPLRVGSPLVHTRRPTPGRYAAARGSMYFGVPTVWGRVCAEPAAARALSAARLLVSGSAPLPAPVFAGLEALTGHRPVERYGMTETLITLSTRADGPRRVGSVGGPVRGVQARLVDDAGASVPADGSTFGALQIRGATLFDGYLHLPEKTAETFTVDGWFRTGDVATVDEAGDFRIVGRASADIIKSGGYRIGAGEIEDCLLTHPQVREVAVVGAPHADLGQEVVAFIVGEESLAARSLVTYVEKRLSRHKRPRHVHVVESLPRNALGKVQKATLLSLLESGTLPGGV; encoded by the coding sequence ATGCTGTTGCCGTCGTTGTCCGGAGATGGGCCCGACCGTGCGGACGCCGTGAGCGTCGATGGCCACGGCACCTCCCGGGAAGCATTGCGGGCCGGCGCGGGCGCGGTGGCCGCCGACATCGCCGGGGCCGCGACGGTGGCGGTGCTCGCCAGCCCGGGTGTGCCGACCGTGGCCGCGATCGTCGGTGGTCTGCTGTCCGGGGTGGCGGTGGTTCCGGTGCCGCCGGATACCGGCGCGGCCGAGCTCGCCCACGTGCTCACCGACTCCGGGGCCGAGCTGCTGCTGGCCGGTGAGCCGGAGGCGCCGGTGCTGGTGGACTGTCCGATCCCGGTGCTGCCTGTCGACGTCACCCGACGCGGTGAGCTGTCGAGCGTCGACCCCGACCCGTCCACGACCGGGCTGATCCTCTACACCAGCGGCACCACCGGCCCACCGAAGGGCGTCCTGCTCAGTCACGCCGCGATCCGGGCCGGGATCGACGCCGTGGTGCACGCCTGGGACTGGACCGACGAGGACGTCCTCGTGCAGGGGTTGCCGCTCTATCACGTACACGGCCTGATCCTGGGTCTGCTGGGGCCGCTGCGTGTCGGCTCGCCGCTGGTGCACACCCGGCGTCCGACGCCGGGCCGGTACGCCGCCGCGCGAGGGTCGATGTACTTCGGGGTTCCCACGGTGTGGGGCCGGGTCTGCGCCGAGCCGGCCGCCGCCCGCGCGCTGTCCGCGGCCCGGCTGCTGGTCTCCGGCAGCGCGCCGCTGCCCGCGCCGGTCTTCGCCGGGTTGGAGGCGCTGACCGGGCACCGGCCCGTCGAGCGGTACGGGATGACCGAGACGCTGATCACGCTCAGTACGCGGGCGGACGGCCCACGACGGGTCGGCTCGGTCGGGGGTCCGGTACGCGGCGTGCAGGCCCGGCTCGTCGACGACGCGGGTGCGTCGGTGCCGGCCGACGGGTCGACCTTCGGTGCGCTGCAGATCCGTGGCGCGACGCTGTTCGACGGCTATCTGCACCTGCCCGAGAAGACCGCCGAGACGTTCACCGTTGACGGCTGGTTCCGCACGGGTGACGTGGCGACTGTCGACGAGGCGGGGGACTTCCGCATCGTCGGGCGGGCCAGTGCCGACATCATCAAGAGCGGCGGGTACCGGATCGGCGCCGGTGAGATCGAGGACTGCCTGCTCACCCACCCGCAGGTGCGCGAGGTGGCGGTGGTCGGTGCGCCGCACGCCGATCTGGGGCAGGAGGTGGTCGCGTTCATCGTCGGCGAGGAGTCGCTGGCCGCCCGGTCGTTGGTGACCTATGTGGAGAAGCGATTGTCCCGGCACAAGCGACCGCGCCACGTGCACGTGGTGGAATCATTGCCGCGCAATGCCCTGGGCAAGGTGCAGAAGGCAACTTTACTGTCGCTGTTGGAATCCGGGACCTTGCCGGGCGGTGTCTGA
- a CDS encoding winged helix-turn-helix domain-containing protein has product MPIPTGGYRQMADDLAARIRSGEYPPGSKLPSYAELSKLYSIAVTTVQKGIRVLEFQNLVVGVPGRGVYVREDVGQ; this is encoded by the coding sequence ATGCCGATACCGACCGGCGGCTACCGTCAGATGGCCGACGACCTGGCTGCCCGCATCAGGAGCGGCGAATACCCACCGGGTAGCAAGCTTCCGTCCTATGCCGAACTGTCGAAGCTGTACAGCATTGCGGTGACCACGGTCCAGAAGGGTATTCGGGTGCTGGAGTTCCAGAACTTGGTGGTCGGTGTGCCCGGTCGGGGCGTCTACGTCAGGGAAGACGTGGGCCAGTAG
- a CDS encoding DNA polymerase ligase N-terminal domain-containing protein, with amino-acid sequence MAPFFVLHHHRTPRPHFDLRLEESGVLRSWAVPRGLPDNPNDNRLAIAVPDHDLDHLTYEDADKSIADIGTWEEHDRTDRRMLFTLHGRTGRRRYALIRAGERWLLHLTKEQPPDDRG; translated from the coding sequence GTGGCACCTTTCTTCGTCCTGCACCACCACCGCACACCACGACCGCACTTCGACCTGCGGTTGGAGGAGAGCGGAGTGCTGCGCTCCTGGGCGGTGCCTCGGGGCCTGCCGGACAACCCGAACGACAACCGGCTCGCGATCGCGGTGCCCGACCACGACCTCGATCACCTCACCTACGAGGACGCCGACAAGTCGATCGCCGACATCGGCACCTGGGAGGAGCACGACCGGACCGACCGTCGGATGCTGTTCACGTTGCACGGTCGTACCGGCCGACGGCGTTACGCGCTGATCCGTGCCGGCGAGAGGTGGCTGCTCCACCTGACGAAGGAGCAGCCACCGGACGACCGCGGATAG
- a CDS encoding alpha/beta hydrolase has translation MRTTAPLGTRLLRDTQDWEAMSDDQVILARDRANRAATSRAAWVVTGRVDRRAQVSEETIDLPGRRLVLRVHRPKAAGRDLPLIVSFHGGGFIAGTAAQNDWLNSHLAARCPAVVVSVEYRLAPEHPLPHPIEDGYDTLVRLVEHPAAWGVDPGAVAVMGESAGGTIAALIAHRAAKDGPPLVAQVLNYPVTDWTDTMTGYPSIDENADNPTLPLSRLRAARRLSVPSTLDPRGVSPLMVDTLAGLPPALVVTAGLDPLADHGRHYVERLRQGGTDARLTCHPRAVHTFLSIPGLVPAARPARRDILTFLRRYLHPAQRRE, from the coding sequence ATGAGAACCACGGCTCCACTCGGCACCCGTCTGCTCAGGGACACGCAGGACTGGGAAGCCATGAGCGACGACCAGGTGATCCTCGCGCGGGACAGGGCCAACCGGGCGGCGACGTCCCGAGCCGCCTGGGTCGTCACCGGCCGTGTCGACCGTCGCGCCCAGGTTTCGGAGGAGACTATCGACCTTCCGGGCCGCCGTCTGGTGCTGCGCGTCCACCGACCGAAGGCCGCCGGCCGGGACCTGCCGCTGATCGTGTCCTTCCACGGTGGGGGTTTCATCGCGGGGACGGCGGCGCAGAACGACTGGCTCAACAGTCACCTCGCGGCCCGATGCCCGGCCGTGGTGGTGTCGGTGGAATACCGCCTCGCCCCGGAGCACCCGCTGCCCCATCCGATCGAGGACGGCTACGACACCCTCGTCCGGCTCGTCGAACACCCCGCCGCCTGGGGTGTCGACCCGGGCGCCGTCGCGGTCATGGGGGAGAGCGCCGGCGGCACGATCGCCGCGCTCATCGCCCACCGCGCGGCCAAGGACGGTCCGCCGCTCGTCGCCCAGGTGCTGAACTACCCGGTCACCGACTGGACCGACACCATGACCGGGTACCCGTCGATCGACGAGAACGCCGACAACCCCACACTGCCGCTGTCCCGGTTGCGCGCGGCCCGACGGTTGAGCGTCCCGTCGACCCTCGACCCGCGCGGGGTGTCACCCCTCATGGTCGACACCCTTGCGGGACTGCCACCGGCACTCGTCGTCACGGCCGGGCTGGATCCGTTGGCCGACCACGGACGACATTACGTCGAGCGGCTCCGCCAAGGCGGCACCGATGCTCGCCTGACCTGCCACCCGAGAGCCGTCCACACCTTCCTGAGCATCCCCGGTCTGGTGCCGGCGGCCCGACCGGCGCGACGCGACATCCTGACCTTCCTGAGACGTTACCTCCACCCGGCCCAGCGGCGAGAATAG
- a CDS encoding AraC family transcriptional regulator yields MRPGGQTRADVPQWDIAVPTRPGRLPGTTMAGFSDRANTFVDVEVIPHPGVTVVFDLGDLPLVIDDGNGQERRGPVVAGLAPNRVRGQGQPGSFACLQVRMSPVVAHAVLGAASEVSGAVLDLDDLWGRDALRTQERLRAATSWEDRFTVAEAALARRHDAGRAVDPEVAFSWARMVDSRGQLRIDRLAAEVGWSRKRLWSRFRSQIGVTPKRAAQLIRFDHAAHLLAAGHTPAAVAADSGYADQSHLHRDVTTFTGSTPAQVARAPFLAVDDVAWPARR; encoded by the coding sequence GTGCGTCCCGGTGGGCAGACTCGCGCCGATGTGCCTCAGTGGGACATCGCCGTCCCGACGCGGCCGGGTCGGCTGCCGGGCACCACCATGGCGGGGTTCAGCGACCGGGCCAACACTTTCGTCGACGTCGAGGTGATCCCCCACCCGGGTGTCACTGTGGTCTTCGACCTCGGCGACCTTCCGCTGGTCATCGATGACGGCAACGGGCAGGAACGGCGGGGGCCCGTCGTCGCGGGGCTCGCCCCCAACCGTGTCCGCGGGCAGGGCCAGCCGGGCAGCTTCGCGTGTCTTCAGGTGCGGATGTCGCCGGTGGTGGCGCATGCGGTCCTCGGTGCCGCGTCCGAGGTGAGCGGAGCCGTGCTCGACCTCGACGATCTCTGGGGACGCGACGCCCTGCGGACCCAGGAACGGCTGCGCGCCGCCACGTCGTGGGAGGACCGGTTCACGGTCGCCGAGGCCGCGTTGGCGCGACGTCACGACGCGGGACGCGCTGTCGATCCGGAGGTCGCCTTCTCCTGGGCACGGATGGTGGACAGCCGAGGGCAGCTGCGGATCGACCGGCTGGCCGCCGAGGTCGGATGGAGCCGTAAGCGGTTGTGGTCACGCTTCCGGTCGCAGATCGGCGTCACCCCCAAGCGGGCCGCTCAGCTCATCCGGTTCGACCACGCCGCGCATCTCCTCGCCGCCGGTCACACCCCCGCCGCGGTGGCGGCGGACAGCGGCTACGCGGACCAGTCCCACCTTCATCGGGACGTCACGACGTTCACCGGATCGACGCCCGCGCAGGTCGCCAGGGCGCCGTTCCTCGCCGTCGACGACGTCGCGTGGCCGGCCCGGCGCTGA
- a CDS encoding MalY/PatB family protein, with product MSGVLSGARDSANPLRQLTIGQLRQRTSLKWQEYPDDVLPLWVAEMDVPLAEPVARAITDAVARGDTGYTTGTAYPQALAEFAHRRWGWDGLAVERTALVPDVMHGVVEALRLVTDVGDAVVVNCPVYPPFYEFVTHAGRRIVEAPLGEDLRLDLGALKDAFGQARAGGRPAAYLLCNPHNPTGVLHTATELAAVAGLADQHGVRVVADEIHAPVVLGGARFTPYLSVPGAEDGLSLMSASKGWNLAGLRGAMLIAGPAAAGDLARVPFEASVSTSHLGVIAHTAAFRDGGEWLDAVLTGLDDNRRLLAALLAEHLPAVRYQPGQATYLAWLDCRALGLGDDPAGVFLDRGRVALNPGTAFGTGGGGHVRLNLATAPELITEAVRRMAAAVA from the coding sequence ATGAGTGGTGTGCTCAGCGGTGCCCGGGACTCGGCGAACCCCCTCCGCCAGCTCACGATCGGCCAGCTGCGGCAGCGGACCAGCCTCAAGTGGCAGGAGTACCCCGACGACGTGCTGCCGCTCTGGGTGGCGGAGATGGACGTGCCGCTGGCCGAACCGGTGGCGCGGGCGATCACCGACGCCGTCGCGCGCGGCGACACCGGCTACACCACCGGCACGGCGTACCCGCAGGCACTGGCCGAGTTCGCCCACCGTCGGTGGGGTTGGGACGGCCTGGCCGTGGAACGCACCGCACTGGTGCCCGACGTGATGCACGGCGTCGTCGAGGCGTTGCGGCTGGTCACCGACGTCGGAGACGCGGTGGTCGTCAACTGCCCGGTCTACCCGCCGTTCTACGAGTTCGTCACGCACGCCGGCCGCCGGATCGTCGAGGCCCCGCTCGGCGAGGATCTGCGACTCGACCTCGGCGCCCTGAAGGACGCGTTCGGGCAGGCTCGGGCCGGTGGCCGGCCCGCCGCGTACCTGCTGTGCAACCCCCACAACCCGACCGGCGTCCTGCACACCGCGACCGAGTTGGCCGCCGTCGCCGGTCTCGCCGACCAGCACGGGGTACGAGTCGTCGCCGACGAGATCCACGCCCCGGTGGTGCTCGGGGGAGCGCGGTTCACGCCGTACCTCTCGGTGCCCGGAGCGGAGGACGGCCTGTCGCTGATGTCCGCCTCCAAGGGGTGGAACCTGGCCGGTCTGCGCGGCGCGATGCTCATCGCCGGCCCGGCGGCGGCGGGAGATCTCGCCCGGGTTCCGTTCGAGGCCAGCGTCAGCACCAGCCACCTCGGCGTGATCGCCCACACCGCCGCCTTCCGCGACGGCGGCGAGTGGCTCGACGCGGTGTTGACCGGCCTGGACGACAACCGTCGACTCCTCGCGGCGCTGCTCGCCGAGCACCTGCCGGCCGTCCGGTACCAACCCGGCCAGGCCACCTACCTCGCCTGGCTCGACTGTCGGGCCCTGGGCCTCGGCGACGACCCCGCCGGCGTGTTCCTCGACCGGGGCCGGGTGGCGCTCAACCCCGGTACGGCCTTCGGCACCGGCGGCGGCGGGCATGTGCGGCTGAACCTGGCGACCGCACCGGAACTGATCACCGAGGCGGTACGCCGGATGGCCGCCGCCGTCGCCTGA
- a CDS encoding haloacid dehalogenase-like hydrolase, translated as MSTPTGPARAASAPTVLFDFDGVLVRGDAFALFLRRVAFAGARLPLAVVLLVLLAPVAAVPAWRLRVAGWMSWVGLWGRSAERLRTELGRFGADLGTAPGRIIAPGLRTVQAHLAAGDRVVVVTACEHTLARAVLDTIGLSAVELVASQLDGPKLLVHNHGATKLVQLAARGVRPPWRMAYSDSLSDLPILDAAERAVLVNADLRRVARARRLLGDRLTTVTWCDDGPESPARDAV; from the coding sequence ATGTCCACGCCCACCGGCCCGGCGAGGGCTGCCTCCGCCCCCACCGTCCTGTTCGACTTCGACGGGGTGCTCGTGCGCGGGGACGCGTTCGCCCTGTTCCTGCGACGCGTCGCCTTCGCGGGTGCGCGACTGCCGCTCGCCGTCGTCCTGCTCGTCCTCCTCGCACCCGTCGCCGCCGTCCCCGCGTGGCGTCTGCGGGTGGCCGGGTGGATGAGCTGGGTCGGCTTGTGGGGCCGGAGCGCGGAACGGTTGCGGACCGAACTCGGGCGGTTCGGCGCGGACCTCGGCACGGCACCAGGGCGGATCATCGCTCCCGGTCTGCGGACGGTCCAGGCTCACCTCGCCGCGGGTGACCGGGTCGTCGTGGTCACCGCGTGTGAACACACCCTGGCGCGTGCGGTGCTCGACACGATCGGCCTCTCCGCTGTCGAACTGGTGGCCTCGCAGCTCGACGGGCCGAAGCTGCTCGTGCACAACCACGGGGCGACCAAGCTGGTGCAGCTGGCCGCCCGGGGAGTGCGGCCGCCCTGGCGGATGGCCTACAGCGACTCGCTGTCGGATCTGCCGATCCTCGACGCGGCGGAGCGGGCGGTGCTGGTCAACGCCGACCTGCGACGCGTCGCCCGGGCGCGTCGGCTGCTCGGTGACCGGCTGACCACCGTCACCTGGTGCGACGACGGCCCGGAATCGCCGGCCCGCGACGCCGTCTGA
- a CDS encoding SMP-30/gluconolactonase/LRE family protein, translating to MNWRPTMAPLAGLCLALSAAAVPAGAAAAPAGQPRAVQADAHAAAGAALANPPGTPPGACPAGAGYGSPLPASSMTATKIRSGFSFLEGPVWVADGGYLLMSDMAAGSGPYNVQPSTIHRFTPPATFDTFLSNAGSNGLALSADGQQIIAATHDQRSVSAYRLSDRSRSTVAANYQGRAFNSPNDVAVRSDGVVYFTDPNFQRGNRPDQMNGRTSVFRVAGGQVSLVDDRLRQPNGISLSPDGTALYVGAYSENKIYKYAVQPDGSTGARSVFVNYIGGPDGGTIDCAGNVYWTSGFDSLVHVYSPTGVQLGTIRSGNTGTTNVAFGGPDRQTLFVTSGPRYDSGLYSVRLNVPGYPY from the coding sequence ATGAACTGGCGTCCAACCATGGCCCCGCTGGCCGGTCTGTGCCTCGCGCTCAGCGCCGCAGCGGTGCCCGCCGGGGCAGCCGCAGCACCTGCCGGACAGCCGCGTGCCGTCCAGGCCGACGCTCACGCCGCAGCCGGCGCCGCGCTCGCCAATCCGCCCGGCACACCGCCCGGCGCCTGCCCGGCGGGGGCCGGCTACGGCTCACCGCTGCCGGCAAGCTCCATGACGGCGACGAAGATCCGGAGTGGATTCTCGTTCCTCGAAGGGCCCGTCTGGGTGGCGGACGGCGGCTACCTACTGATGTCGGACATGGCCGCCGGCAGCGGGCCGTACAACGTCCAGCCGTCCACGATCCACCGGTTCACCCCGCCGGCCACCTTCGACACGTTCCTCTCCAACGCCGGCAGCAACGGCCTGGCACTGAGCGCCGACGGGCAGCAGATCATCGCGGCCACCCACGACCAACGGAGTGTCTCCGCGTACCGGCTGAGCGACCGGAGCCGCAGCACCGTCGCGGCGAACTACCAGGGCCGGGCGTTCAACTCACCCAACGACGTGGCCGTCCGCTCGGACGGGGTCGTCTACTTCACCGACCCCAACTTCCAGCGCGGCAACCGCCCGGACCAGATGAACGGCCGCACCAGCGTCTTCCGCGTCGCCGGAGGCCAGGTGTCGCTGGTCGACGACCGGCTGCGCCAGCCCAACGGCATCTCCCTCTCGCCGGACGGAACCGCGCTGTACGTGGGGGCGTACTCGGAGAACAAGATCTACAAGTACGCGGTGCAGCCCGACGGCAGCACCGGTGCCCGGAGTGTCTTCGTCAACTACATCGGCGGCCCGGACGGCGGCACCATCGACTGCGCCGGCAACGTGTACTGGACGTCGGGCTTCGACTCGCTGGTCCACGTCTACTCCCCCACGGGCGTCCAGCTCGGCACGATCCGGTCCGGCAACACCGGCACGACCAACGTGGCCTTCGGCGGGCCCGACCGGCAGACCCTCTTCGTCACCTCGGGCCCCCGGTACGACTCGGGCCTGTACAGCGTGCGGCTCAACGTGCCCGGCTATCCGTACTGA
- a CDS encoding CU044_5270 family protein: MLSGWRLAGAFGLAVTLTAGGLVVQTTRVGDRTPPTASASEILRLAADAARQQPELTARPDQYVFTESVTTFREEPDSGPYTNARVQRWESAGGVAHTQGRHRLESEPNGWSDLKVLRLDDPDDPTKELDVFPPPAYHGDLPADPDELFRYLRDHPVDLHLSEGADEEAVYGDENMVYTTARSMLDGYVPPRALAALYELLAREPGAVVLSGGVVDAAGRPAVAIRVPGSIGGHTDILFDRDTHVYVGRRMSVVRNGKESLYAAGAVIRIAIVDRPGQQP, from the coding sequence TTGCTTTCCGGTTGGCGCCTCGCCGGAGCGTTCGGGCTGGCGGTCACACTGACCGCCGGTGGCCTGGTGGTCCAGACCACGAGGGTGGGCGACCGCACGCCGCCCACGGCCAGCGCCTCGGAGATCCTCCGGCTGGCCGCCGACGCCGCCCGGCAGCAGCCCGAGCTCACCGCCCGACCCGATCAGTACGTCTTCACGGAATCCGTGACGACGTTCCGGGAGGAGCCGGACAGCGGCCCGTACACCAACGCACGGGTGCAGCGGTGGGAGTCGGCCGGAGGCGTCGCGCACACGCAGGGACGACACCGACTGGAGTCCGAACCGAACGGGTGGAGCGACCTGAAGGTGCTCCGCCTGGACGATCCGGACGACCCCACCAAGGAACTCGACGTGTTCCCGCCGCCCGCGTACCACGGCGACCTGCCCGCCGACCCGGACGAGTTGTTCCGCTACCTCCGGGACCACCCGGTCGACCTTCACCTCTCCGAGGGCGCCGACGAAGAGGCCGTCTACGGGGACGAGAACATGGTGTACACCACCGCGCGGTCGATGCTCGACGGCTACGTGCCCCCGCGAGCGCTGGCGGCGCTGTACGAGCTGCTGGCCCGGGAGCCCGGCGCGGTCGTCCTGTCGGGCGGTGTGGTGGACGCCGCCGGTCGGCCGGCGGTGGCGATCCGGGTGCCCGGCAGCATCGGCGGACACACGGACATCCTTTTCGACCGCGACACGCACGTCTACGTCGGCCGCCGCATGTCGGTGGTGCGCAACGGCAAGGAGTCGCTGTACGCGGCGGGGGCGGTGATCCGGATCGCCATCGTCGACCGGCCGGGTCAGCAGCCCTGA
- a CDS encoding RNA polymerase sigma factor, producing the protein MSDPSPSDGDISGIGVDPVAFAVFYRRHVEAVSRFVARRVDDPHLAADLTADVFLAVIESAAGYRLDRGSQIGWLFGVARNVIGDERRRAAQRLRVSGRLAGRRDLGPDDIARIEERIDAESAARRTYRALRELPEGTRTLVELVAVDGLTVAEAATALGISPVAARVRLHRARRVVRAVLARPAATLA; encoded by the coding sequence GTGAGTGACCCCAGTCCATCCGACGGCGACATCTCCGGCATCGGCGTCGACCCGGTGGCCTTCGCGGTGTTCTACCGGCGGCACGTGGAGGCGGTGAGCCGGTTCGTGGCGCGGCGGGTGGACGACCCGCACCTGGCCGCTGACCTGACCGCCGACGTGTTCCTGGCGGTGATCGAATCAGCGGCCGGCTACCGCCTGGACCGGGGCAGCCAGATCGGCTGGCTGTTCGGGGTGGCCCGCAACGTCATCGGCGACGAGCGGCGTCGGGCTGCCCAACGGCTGCGGGTGTCCGGCCGACTGGCCGGACGACGGGACCTGGGCCCGGACGACATCGCCCGCATCGAGGAACGGATCGACGCCGAGTCGGCGGCCCGCCGCACCTATCGGGCGTTGCGCGAGCTGCCCGAGGGCACCCGGACGCTTGTCGAACTCGTCGCCGTGGACGGCCTCACCGTCGCGGAGGCGGCGACCGCACTCGGGATCTCCCCGGTTGCCGCCCGGGTCCGTCTGCATCGTGCCCGTCGCGTCGTCCGCGCCGTGCTCGCCCGCCCGGCCGCCACCCTCGCCTGA
- a CDS encoding SWIM zinc finger family protein, with product MNAVQTYRYLQPSTLRAAGLDLQTSGGPAANPRFFSGFFTTPAAAAAGLLAVAEVARTRYHQPVSSASLDPVVTGSRERLRFESFSGCCGVYARMDVVPAGFDGEVVGHGTTNVDVNPPLREALARVGGIDPLHVAVGPNDLTVSTMDGAVVERKVPLPGRWLRGFAEVQVLTAGFEPRAEIPAAEAVAFLRRLPSARDRSVLWAVPAGRTLRLTSRPVPGAVCLAGAGRLAALRGLLRHARSLRVYGPAVRAGSPAVPSTWELDTGALRLSLTLSPEPYRGFSGEGAALLALAGDEVIDDAELVGGLLAWDPTVDVAALADATGLPDDRVRAALAQLGTAGRVGFDVAEGAYFHRAMPYDAGRAERDNPRLVGARTLVEQGAVHRDEEHATVRSGDEDYRVRRLPDGSFTCTCQWWAKHRGQRGPCKHALAVAMMAEVTV from the coding sequence GTGAACGCCGTTCAGACGTACCGATACCTCCAGCCGTCAACTCTGCGCGCCGCCGGCCTCGACCTCCAGACCAGCGGCGGCCCGGCCGCCAACCCGCGCTTCTTCTCGGGGTTTTTCACCACACCGGCGGCGGCCGCCGCCGGCCTGCTCGCCGTGGCCGAGGTGGCCCGCACCCGTTACCACCAGCCGGTCAGCTCCGCCAGCCTGGACCCGGTCGTCACCGGCAGTCGGGAGCGGCTGCGCTTCGAGTCGTTCTCCGGCTGCTGCGGGGTGTACGCCCGGATGGACGTGGTTCCGGCCGGCTTCGACGGGGAGGTCGTCGGGCACGGCACCACGAACGTGGACGTCAACCCGCCGCTGCGCGAAGCGCTCGCCCGGGTCGGCGGGATCGACCCGCTGCACGTGGCGGTCGGCCCGAACGACCTCACGGTCTCCACGATGGACGGTGCCGTGGTGGAGCGGAAGGTGCCCCTGCCGGGTCGCTGGTTGCGCGGCTTCGCCGAGGTGCAGGTGCTCACCGCCGGCTTCGAACCGCGCGCCGAGATCCCCGCCGCCGAGGCGGTGGCGTTCCTGCGTCGGCTGCCCAGTGCCCGCGACCGCTCGGTGCTCTGGGCGGTGCCCGCCGGACGTACCCTCCGACTGACCTCGCGGCCGGTGCCCGGCGCCGTCTGCCTGGCCGGCGCGGGCCGGCTCGCGGCGCTGCGCGGGCTGCTCCGTCACGCGCGGAGCCTCCGGGTGTACGGTCCGGCGGTGCGCGCCGGGTCGCCGGCCGTGCCGAGCACCTGGGAACTGGACACCGGTGCCCTGCGGCTGTCCCTGACCCTCTCACCCGAGCCGTACCGGGGGTTCTCCGGTGAGGGGGCCGCCCTGCTCGCGCTCGCCGGTGACGAGGTGATCGACGACGCGGAGCTGGTCGGCGGGCTGCTCGCCTGGGATCCGACCGTCGACGTCGCCGCGCTGGCCGACGCGACCGGGTTGCCCGACGACCGCGTCCGCGCCGCGCTGGCCCAGCTCGGCACCGCCGGGCGGGTCGGGTTCGACGTCGCCGAGGGGGCGTACTTCCACCGCGCGATGCCCTACGACGCGGGTCGGGCCGAACGGGACAACCCCCGCCTGGTCGGCGCGCGGACGTTGGTGGAGCAGGGCGCGGTGCACCGGGACGAGGAGCATGCCACGGTACGCAGCGGCGACGAGGACTATCGGGTCCGCCGGCTGCCCGACGGGAGCTTCACGTGCACCTGCCAGTGGTGGGCGAAGCACCGGGGCCAGCGCGGCCCGTGCAAGCACGCTCTCGCGGTGGCGATGATGGCGGAGGTGACGGTGTGA